ACAAAATGGAAACAATGTTTTGATGGAATTACCTACATCTGGCCTAATAAAAATAAATTTACTTCTTACGAAGAAGAAATTAATTATCTTAAAAATTGGATTAAACAAAGATTAGAATGGCTTAATAAAAATATTCCTTCTGAATTTTCTTATGTTGACTGGAATGAGATAAATGATAATATTGAAATTAAATTTAACGGAACTACTACAAAATATATCTTCGATAAAAATTATTTTATTAATTCTACACACAACATTGATTCTATTACTTTTGTAACAAATAATTCTAATCTAAAAATCTCCTTAGAAAATGATATTGTAAATATTACCTTATTTGATTATGGAGAATTTACTGTTTATGGTCTGGGCTGGAAAAAAAATCAGGTTGTTACCATTTCACCAAAATTTATTTTTACTTCAACCTTAACAGATATTGAAGAAAACAAAACTCAAAACAACATAACTATTTTATTCCAAAATTATCCCAATCCATTTAATTCTGAAACCATAATAAAATATCATCTTTCTGAGTCTACACCAGTTGTAATAAAAATTTATGATTTACTTGGAAAAGAAGTTGCAACCCTTTTAAATGAATTTCAAAAAGCTGGTGATTATCAAATAACTTTTTCGGCAGATAAATTAAATTTATCGGAAGGAGTTTACTTTTATAGATTACAATCAGCTACATCTTCAATTACAAAAAAATTTATTCTAATTAAATAATAATCTCTCTACTAACCTTCCTTTCACATACTATAATAAAACAAGATCTTTTTTGTTTACGATGAAGTTTCATAAATAATTTATAGATTCTAATAAAGAATAAAATTTTATTGTATTGAAATTATTTATGAGCACTGCAATGACAGTAGAAGAAATAATAAAAGAACTTAAGAAACATAAAAACAAAAATAATCTTGCAGGGATGGCTCGTTTCGGAATTAATGTTGAAAAAGCTTTTGGAATATCAATTCCTTTTCTGAGAGCACTTGCAAAGAAAATTGGTAAAAATCATAATCTCGCACTACAACTCTGGGAAACAAAATATCACGAAGCAAGAATTTTAGCTTCGATGATTGATGAACCAGAATTAGTTTCAAAATTGCAAATGGATAAATGGGCAAAAGAATTTAATTCATGGGATTTATGTGACCAGGTATGTATGAATCTTTTTAGTAAAAGTCCTTTTGCTAAAGAAAAAATATTTAAGTGGTCAAATAGCAAAAAAGAATTTGTAAAGAGAGCAGCTTTTACATTGATTGCCTGTCTTGCACATGATAAGAATATGAATAACAAAGAGTTTATTAAATTTTTCACATTAATAAAAAAGCAAGCTCTTGATGAACGTAACTATGTAAAAAAAGCAGTTAACTGGGCATTAAGGCAGATTGGTAAGAGAAACGAGTATCTAAAAAACAAAGCTTTACAATTATCAGAAGAAATTTTGAAAATGGATTCTAGTGCTAAATGGATAGCTCGCGATGCTATTAGAGAATTGAAAAAAATAATTTAATTAATAAAAATTTCTTGACAAATCTAACTTCAAAATTTACCTTTGAACCATGAATTTAAAATCAATTAATATTGTAAATAACTGGTGGTGGAGAATAATTTCTCTACCGTCCTAGGTCTATATATTTTATGAAAGAGCCGTGGATGGTAGAACCATTCACGGCTTTTTTGTTTTAAAGTAATTTGAAATTGAGAAGACATACAAACACAGGAGGTTAAAATGTCAGAAAACAAAATCGTTTTTCTTGAGCAAACGAAAATGCCCACTCATTATTACAACATTTTAGCAGACTTGCCCAA
This is a stretch of genomic DNA from Rosettibacter firmus. It encodes these proteins:
- a CDS encoding DNA alkylation repair protein → MTVEEIIKELKKHKNKNNLAGMARFGINVEKAFGISIPFLRALAKKIGKNHNLALQLWETKYHEARILASMIDEPELVSKLQMDKWAKEFNSWDLCDQVCMNLFSKSPFAKEKIFKWSNSKKEFVKRAAFTLIACLAHDKNMNNKEFIKFFTLIKKQALDERNYVKKAVNWALRQIGKRNEYLKNKALQLSEEILKMDSSAKWIARDAIRELKKII